A section of the Cryobacterium soli genome encodes:
- a CDS encoding TetR family transcriptional regulator, giving the protein MTDISATSARARERIRRAATAEFKERGFTATTMDHIRVSAGISRGGLYYQYGSTEEILFDLLEHERSADVVHSGPTGFADFLAEQRTALSDVQQTLRPVVYEYILGLDPVRRRDILQTRFQNGAEAISALLPHAVSDTERDYLARHIVRRIEGLSLAAIAGALDAGDLGTELESLRLLAERPDL; this is encoded by the coding sequence ATGACGGACATCAGCGCCACCTCGGCACGCGCACGGGAGCGCATTCGTCGCGCAGCAACAGCCGAATTCAAGGAGCGCGGCTTCACGGCGACGACGATGGACCACATCCGGGTGAGTGCCGGTATCTCCCGCGGAGGCCTTTACTACCAGTACGGGTCGACCGAGGAGATCCTGTTCGACCTTCTGGAGCACGAGCGGTCGGCGGATGTGGTGCACTCCGGGCCGACCGGATTCGCTGACTTCCTCGCAGAACAACGCACGGCCCTGTCTGACGTGCAGCAGACCCTGCGGCCTGTGGTTTACGAATACATCCTCGGCTTGGATCCCGTGCGACGCCGCGATATCCTCCAGACCCGTTTCCAGAACGGCGCCGAAGCCATATCCGCCCTCCTCCCCCACGCTGTGAGTGACACAGAACGCGACTACCTCGCCCGCCACATCGTGCGCCGCATCGAGGGCCTCTCGCTGGCCGCGATCGCCGGCGCCCTCGATGCCGGCGACCTCGGCACCGAACTCGAGAGCCTCCGGCTGCTGGCCGAACGACCCGACCTCTAG
- a CDS encoding YdeI/OmpD-associated family protein — MAAPATAPRVHAETRGQWRGWLIAHHEHEKAVWLVSWKKATGRPSVSYDDAVSEALCVGWVDSKPQKLDEERTMLYFSPRKPTSAWSRPNKIRVETLRAAGLLLPAGEAVIAQAINNGSWTLLDDVEDLIVPADLDEAFGEKPPARANWDRFPPSARRGILEWIVQAKRPQTRAARILETAERASRNERAAQWSRTTDGGGAA; from the coding sequence GTGGCTGCCCCCGCCACCGCACCGCGGGTCCATGCGGAGACTCGCGGTCAGTGGCGCGGTTGGCTGATCGCACACCACGAACACGAAAAAGCCGTCTGGCTGGTGTCGTGGAAGAAAGCCACGGGCAGGCCCTCGGTCAGTTACGACGATGCCGTCTCAGAGGCTCTGTGCGTGGGCTGGGTGGACAGCAAACCGCAGAAACTCGACGAGGAGCGAACGATGCTCTATTTCTCTCCACGAAAACCGACGAGTGCCTGGTCCCGGCCGAACAAGATCCGGGTGGAAACGCTCCGTGCAGCCGGACTCCTGCTTCCCGCCGGTGAAGCGGTGATCGCGCAAGCGATCAACAACGGCTCGTGGACGCTGCTCGATGATGTCGAGGACCTGATTGTTCCAGCGGACCTCGACGAGGCGTTCGGCGAGAAGCCTCCCGCACGGGCGAACTGGGACCGGTTTCCCCCGTCCGCCCGCCGCGGCATCCTCGAATGGATCGTCCAGGCCAAACGTCCCCAAACCCGAGCCGCCCGGATCCTCGAAACGGCAGAGCGCGCCTCCCGAAACGAACGCGCAGCCCAATGGAGCAGGACGACCGACGGCGGAGGCGCCGCCTGA
- a CDS encoding SRPBCC family protein, producing MTDYTATIDLPQSLDDSFAFIADPRNLPYYFPRITSAELVGPELVRTTAVIDPDGADDDSGEPVTADAWFRSDPTSHGISWGSPDNDEYHGRLSAEESDDVTRLNLTLTTSASYPGIQDSLDEALRSIAAKLADG from the coding sequence ATGACCGACTACACCGCGACCATCGACCTTCCCCAGTCGCTGGATGATTCGTTCGCTTTCATAGCCGACCCCCGCAACCTCCCGTACTACTTTCCCCGCATCACCTCGGCCGAGCTCGTGGGGCCCGAGCTGGTGCGCACGACCGCGGTCATCGATCCGGACGGTGCCGATGACGACAGCGGTGAGCCGGTCACTGCCGACGCCTGGTTCCGTTCCGACCCCACCAGCCACGGCATCTCGTGGGGCTCGCCCGACAACGACGAGTACCACGGCCGACTCAGCGCCGAAGAAAGCGACGATGTCACTCGCCTGAACCTCACCCTCACGACGTCGGCGAGCTACCCGGGAATCCAGGACAGTCTCGACGAGGCGTTGAGATCGATCGCGGCCAAGCTCGCCGACGGTTAG
- a CDS encoding siderophore-interacting protein, whose protein sequence is MTSPTATPTPATRIAPARAARPQITLQVVRREQLSAHLVRIVLSGDEFDDFVTNDSTDKYVKIYFTKPELGLTAPFDLTVLRQTLAPDDLPVTRTYTVRAVDAEARTLTIDFVVHGDTGLAGPWANAAQPGDLLTLSAPGGGYAPDPASDWHLFAGDQSALPAIASALAALPATASGLAFIQVPDASEVLALDAPAAVQVRWLFGDDLAILVREVDAATWLSGRPQIFAHGERSAMKGLREVFAGRGVHKSELSLSGYWAVGRTEDRFQAEKREPVGVILPVPG, encoded by the coding sequence ATGACTTCCCCCACCGCCACACCCACGCCCGCCACCCGGATCGCTCCCGCCCGGGCCGCCCGGCCGCAGATCACCCTCCAGGTCGTGCGGCGGGAACAGCTCAGCGCACACCTGGTGCGGATCGTGCTCTCCGGGGACGAGTTCGACGACTTCGTCACCAACGATTCCACCGACAAATACGTGAAGATCTACTTCACCAAGCCCGAACTGGGCCTCACTGCTCCCTTCGATCTCACCGTGCTGCGCCAGACGCTGGCTCCGGACGACCTGCCCGTTACCCGCACGTACACCGTCAGGGCCGTCGACGCGGAAGCTCGCACGCTCACCATCGACTTCGTCGTGCACGGCGACACCGGACTGGCCGGCCCGTGGGCGAACGCCGCCCAGCCCGGCGACCTCCTCACCCTCTCCGCCCCCGGCGGCGGCTACGCGCCCGATCCGGCATCCGACTGGCACCTGTTCGCCGGCGACCAGTCGGCGCTGCCGGCCATCGCCTCGGCCCTGGCCGCGTTGCCCGCCACCGCGTCGGGCCTCGCGTTCATCCAGGTGCCCGATGCCAGCGAGGTCCTCGCCCTCGACGCCCCGGCGGCGGTGCAGGTTCGCTGGCTGTTCGGCGACGACCTTGCCATCCTGGTGCGAGAGGTGGATGCGGCCACCTGGCTGTCCGGCCGCCCGCAGATCTTCGCCCACGGCGAGCGCTCCGCCATGAAGGGGCTGCGCGAGGTGTTCGCCGGGCGCGGGGTGCACAAGTCCGAACTCTCCCTCTCGGGCTACTGGGCCGTGGGCCGCACCGAGGACCGTTTCCAGGCCGAGAAGCGCGAACCCGTCGGCGTGATCCTGCCGGTTCCGGGGTAG
- a CDS encoding MBL fold metallo-hydrolase: MKLGPHLHRIGNDIVAVYLVDTDEGVTVIDAGLPGLWRELLTELSSMGRTLADVKGVILTHGDGDHVGFAERLRRDHGVPVFVHPGDADRAKGGKKPANAKQSMKLGPLLGFVGYSLRKGGIRATYLTEVALAHDGETLDLPGAPRIIALPGHSAGSIAIHVPVADAVFVGDGLTTRHVLTGQMGPQPAPFTDEPDQAIASLRALLPTGATWVLPGHGAPWNGGVAAAVAAVEKAAHA, translated from the coding sequence ATGAAACTCGGACCTCACCTCCACCGCATCGGCAACGACATCGTCGCCGTCTACCTCGTCGACACCGACGAGGGAGTGACCGTCATCGACGCCGGGCTGCCCGGACTCTGGCGCGAACTCCTCACCGAACTCTCCTCGATGGGTCGCACCCTCGCCGACGTGAAGGGCGTGATCCTCACCCACGGTGACGGCGATCATGTCGGCTTCGCCGAACGCCTGCGCCGCGATCACGGCGTGCCCGTCTTCGTGCACCCCGGTGACGCCGACCGCGCGAAGGGCGGCAAGAAGCCGGCCAACGCCAAGCAGTCCATGAAACTCGGTCCCCTCCTGGGCTTCGTGGGCTACTCCCTCCGCAAGGGCGGGATACGCGCGACCTACCTGACCGAGGTCGCCCTCGCGCACGACGGCGAGACTCTCGACCTGCCCGGCGCACCCCGGATCATCGCGCTGCCCGGACACTCGGCCGGCAGCATCGCGATCCACGTTCCGGTCGCCGACGCCGTCTTCGTCGGCGACGGACTCACCACCCGTCACGTGCTCACCGGCCAGATGGGCCCGCAGCCGGCGCCGTTCACCGACGAACCCGACCAGGCGATCGCCTCGCTCCGGGCCCTGCTGCCCACCGGTGCAACCTGGGTACTGCCCGGCCACGGCGCCCCGTGGAACGGCGGGGTCGCCGCCGCGGTCGCCGCGGTCGAGAAGGCGGCGCACGCCTGA
- a CDS encoding alpha/beta fold hydrolase codes for MFAAGAAKRPGPATQNGHMGTSEFTVRRGPVELYVTDTAGTGSPVVLLHGLAGSSTEMLATARALPHHRVLTMDARGHGRSTRRPDDVSREAHVADVIHLLESVVGEPVALVGQSMGGHTALLVASARPDLVDRLVLLEAGVGGDGTAESRAGMRQFFGSWPTPFADRSEAELFLGDSALSRAWIDDLERRPDGLWRRFDTDIMIATIEPVDARARWDEWTTVAVPTLAVFGRDGMFDAVAKRDFLRRGRRVQHVDLAAGGHDAHLEAHDLWVTALTAFLDGPATSTRRGRSTDPV; via the coding sequence GTGTTCGCCGCCGGCGCGGCGAAGCGACCGGGCCCCGCCACCCAGAATGGACACATGGGCACCTCGGAATTCACCGTGCGGCGTGGGCCGGTCGAACTGTACGTCACCGATACCGCGGGTACGGGGTCACCAGTCGTGCTTCTGCATGGCTTGGCGGGGAGCAGCACCGAGATGCTGGCCACCGCGCGTGCGCTCCCCCACCATCGGGTCCTGACAATGGATGCGCGCGGTCACGGCCGGAGTACCCGTCGCCCCGACGACGTCTCGCGCGAGGCTCACGTGGCCGATGTGATCCATCTGCTCGAGTCGGTCGTCGGCGAACCTGTTGCCCTGGTCGGCCAGTCCATGGGAGGGCACACGGCACTGCTCGTCGCATCCGCCAGGCCTGACCTCGTGGATCGGCTCGTTCTTCTGGAGGCCGGCGTCGGCGGTGACGGCACCGCGGAGAGCCGGGCGGGGATGCGCCAGTTCTTCGGCTCCTGGCCCACGCCATTTGCAGACCGGAGCGAGGCCGAGCTCTTTCTGGGCGATTCTGCCCTGTCGCGTGCGTGGATTGACGACCTGGAGCGTCGCCCCGACGGACTCTGGCGGCGCTTCGATACCGACATCATGATCGCGACCATCGAACCCGTCGACGCCCGCGCCCGCTGGGATGAGTGGACGACCGTGGCGGTGCCCACTCTCGCCGTCTTCGGTCGCGACGGTATGTTCGACGCGGTGGCCAAACGCGATTTCCTCCGTCGCGGTCGCCGTGTGCAGCACGTCGATCTGGCCGCGGGCGGTCACGATGCCCACCTGGAAGCCCACGATCTGTGGGTCACCGCCCTCACCGCATTCCTGGATGGACCTGCCACATCGACCCGACGAGGGCGCAGCACAGATCCTGTGTGA
- a CDS encoding carbohydrate ABC transporter permease — MTATATRAKRPAASPGTPARVRSNIARTPRTFYWMVVPAVVIFFGLHTIPVLSGMFFSLTNYAGYGTWDLVGFSNYINLFQDDRVLNSYGFTFGFAIVSTVLVNVIALAIALGLNSKIKFQAAFRGVFFIPYVLAILIIGYVFNYLFANSFPAIFTALGLPGLSGNLLASPDFAWIGIVITTVWQAAAFNVILYLAGLQTISADLYEAAAIDGASGWRRFRSITFPLIGAYFTINMVLSFKSFLQVFDQIVALTAGGPGTSTESIALVIFRGGFQGGEYGYQMANAVVYLFVIIIVSFLQLRILQRREATFS; from the coding sequence GGCGAAGAGGCCCGCCGCGTCACCCGGCACACCGGCACGGGTGAGGTCGAACATCGCCCGCACGCCCCGCACCTTCTACTGGATGGTGGTGCCGGCCGTCGTGATCTTCTTCGGCCTGCACACCATTCCGGTGCTCTCCGGCATGTTCTTCAGCCTCACCAACTACGCCGGCTACGGCACCTGGGACCTGGTCGGCTTCTCCAACTACATCAACCTGTTCCAGGACGACCGGGTACTCAACTCCTACGGGTTCACCTTCGGCTTCGCCATCGTGTCGACCGTGCTGGTGAACGTGATCGCCCTGGCGATCGCGCTGGGCCTCAACTCGAAGATCAAGTTCCAGGCGGCGTTCCGCGGGGTGTTCTTCATCCCCTACGTGCTCGCGATCCTGATCATCGGCTACGTGTTCAACTACCTGTTCGCCAACTCGTTCCCGGCGATCTTCACGGCGCTGGGCCTACCGGGCCTGTCGGGCAACCTGCTGGCCAGCCCCGACTTCGCCTGGATCGGCATCGTCATCACCACGGTCTGGCAGGCGGCGGCGTTCAACGTCATCCTCTACCTGGCCGGGCTGCAGACCATCTCCGCCGACCTCTACGAGGCCGCCGCCATCGACGGCGCGAGCGGCTGGCGCCGGTTCCGGTCGATCACCTTCCCGCTGATCGGCGCGTACTTCACCATCAACATGGTGCTGTCGTTCAAGTCGTTCCTGCAGGTCTTCGACCAGATCGTGGCCCTCACCGCTGGGGGACCGGGCACGTCCACCGAATCCATCGCCCTGGTCATCTTCCGAGGCGGCTTCCAGGGCGGCGAGTACGGCTACCAGATGGCCAACGCCGTCGTGTACCTCTTCGTCATCATCATCGTTTCATTTCTCCAGCTGCGCATCCTGCAGCGCCGGGAGGCGACCTTCTCATGA
- a CDS encoding transcriptional regulator, which produces MGSDARFDESIHAPTRLRLCALLRPVDYAEFSTITATLAVSEANLSKTVKNLVDLGYVATSKETSPDRPDSRRRTNVSLTGTGRLAFDRHLAALQDLADSSRVDAIPTAPPPVP; this is translated from the coding sequence GTGGGCTCTGACGCACGCTTCGACGAGTCCATCCACGCGCCCACCCGGCTGCGACTCTGCGCGTTGCTCCGGCCGGTGGACTATGCCGAATTCTCGACCATCACGGCGACCCTGGCAGTCAGCGAGGCGAATCTTTCCAAGACCGTCAAGAACCTGGTCGATCTCGGCTACGTCGCCACGTCGAAGGAGACGTCCCCGGACCGACCGGATTCACGCCGCCGCACGAACGTGTCGCTGACCGGCACGGGCCGCCTAGCCTTCGACCGGCACCTCGCCGCACTGCAGGACCTGGCCGACTCGTCGCGCGTCGACGCCATCCCCACCGCGCCACCGCCCGTCCCGTAA
- the murJ gene encoding murein biosynthesis integral membrane protein MurJ, with product MSVRRSIGSMMVATFVSRGLGFVKTMLLVAAIGATSAYAGGQAFETANTAPTYLFALIAGGVLGAVLVPQIVRNLDAGPVGRENTDRLLTVVLVGGAAATLLLTLCAPAIVGIYTVGWSDEWRTLATSMAYWCLPQVFFLIAFAVLSQMLNARGVFGAPAWAPAVSNLIGIAGILVFLLALPSGLDDAASWSPLMIAVLAGSATLAIAVQALLLIIPLRRIGFRMRFRWGFGGLGQMSTLAGWTLLGVVAGQAAYLVTANVANNAGQTLYGLHVEGASLNSLSTAYLLVLLPHGIVTVSLTTALYTRMSGLAGRNDLAETDKLSSVATRPVAYVSIAAAALFVAVGPLLTQLIFSSAVVGHVLAVLSLGLVGFSQAYVLNRTSFALQDARGPFCTQLVIAGLSAAGSAAALLLPPEFTVLGIAAGISVANLAGWLTAHLALRRSFRMRGHLPARRPHEALYYLRLFAAAAVSAGAGSILLSVVGTPAGFVARAALLAGAGAGVAGIFAGFARLLGDRSWDGIRRR from the coding sequence GTGAGCGTGCGACGTTCGATCGGATCGATGATGGTCGCGACCTTCGTGTCGCGGGGCCTGGGGTTCGTGAAGACGATGCTGCTCGTCGCTGCCATCGGCGCGACGAGCGCTTACGCGGGCGGCCAGGCCTTCGAGACCGCGAACACGGCCCCCACGTATCTCTTCGCGCTGATCGCCGGCGGTGTGCTCGGTGCGGTGCTCGTGCCCCAGATCGTGCGGAACCTGGACGCCGGTCCCGTCGGCCGGGAGAACACCGATCGGCTGCTCACCGTGGTGCTCGTGGGCGGCGCCGCCGCCACGTTGCTGCTCACCCTGTGCGCCCCGGCCATCGTGGGGATCTATACGGTCGGTTGGTCGGACGAGTGGCGCACCCTCGCGACCTCGATGGCTTACTGGTGCCTGCCGCAGGTGTTCTTCCTGATCGCTTTCGCCGTGCTGTCCCAGATGTTGAACGCCCGCGGCGTGTTCGGCGCCCCCGCGTGGGCACCCGCGGTCTCCAATCTGATCGGCATCGCCGGCATCCTGGTGTTCCTCCTGGCACTGCCGTCCGGGCTGGATGACGCCGCGTCGTGGAGCCCCCTCATGATCGCGGTGCTCGCAGGCTCCGCCACCCTCGCCATCGCGGTGCAGGCGCTGCTCCTGATCATTCCGCTGCGCCGGATCGGGTTCCGGATGCGATTCCGCTGGGGATTCGGCGGGCTCGGTCAGATGTCGACCCTGGCCGGCTGGACGCTGCTCGGCGTCGTGGCCGGCCAAGCTGCGTATCTGGTCACCGCCAACGTCGCCAACAACGCGGGGCAGACCCTCTACGGATTGCACGTGGAAGGCGCCAGCCTGAACTCGCTCTCGACTGCGTACCTCCTCGTGCTGTTGCCGCACGGCATCGTCACGGTATCCCTGACCACGGCGCTCTATACCCGGATGAGCGGACTGGCCGGGCGGAACGATCTGGCCGAGACCGACAAGCTGTCGTCGGTGGCGACCCGGCCGGTCGCCTATGTGTCGATCGCCGCCGCTGCCCTGTTCGTGGCCGTGGGGCCGCTGCTCACCCAGCTGATTTTCAGTAGCGCGGTCGTCGGGCACGTTCTCGCGGTGCTGTCACTCGGGCTGGTGGGCTTCAGTCAGGCGTACGTGCTCAACCGCACGTCCTTCGCGCTGCAGGATGCCCGGGGGCCGTTTTGCACCCAACTCGTCATCGCCGGGCTCTCCGCGGCCGGATCGGCGGCGGCACTGCTGCTCCCCCCGGAGTTCACCGTGCTCGGCATCGCGGCGGGCATCTCCGTCGCCAACCTCGCCGGCTGGCTCACCGCTCACCTCGCGCTCCGACGGTCATTCCGGATGCGCGGCCACCTGCCCGCGAGACGTCCGCACGAGGCCTTGTACTACCTGCGCCTTTTCGCCGCCGCCGCGGTCAGCGCCGGGGCCGGGTCGATCCTGCTCTCGGTCGTCGGCACTCCGGCTGGCTTCGTCGCCCGGGCCGCGCTGCTTGCGGGGGCGGGCGCCGGGGTCGCCGGCATTTTCGCGGGTTTTGCCCGGCTGCTCGGCGATCGCAGCTGGGACGGCATCCGCCGGCGGTGA
- a CDS encoding ketopantoate reductase family protein, giving the protein MNIIIVGRGVIGTAYGSVLSAAGHTVQHLLRGQDTRAGSAEGTVHLTMLDGRDHPPTEHMSEYTFTPASFPPGDVDLVLVSVPADALAGALEDLRSRGYNRRLVLMGGVWLSGQQLDDIVGHHDYVLGYPIAGGRRDGSVYETVLFDSVRLQRPVEPAGSLHADAVTALRSAGLTVQQSGRMLEWLWLHQAVNAGIIAAIAARHAPGDDLGGTVRAALSDPGTLSSGIRNIRECLRVVTARGVRLRHHLPDVAAFLMPTALSSRLMVAMFRRDVLSRRIMELHHNLDDILALMTDVERTARDRGVSTPGFDRDYGRAQFVVEKL; this is encoded by the coding sequence ATGAACATCATCATCGTTGGCCGCGGCGTCATCGGAACCGCCTACGGCAGCGTGTTGTCGGCAGCAGGCCACACCGTGCAGCACCTCCTCCGTGGTCAGGACACCAGAGCGGGCTCAGCCGAGGGCACCGTCCACCTCACGATGCTGGACGGGCGGGACCACCCTCCCACCGAGCACATGTCTGAGTACACCTTCACCCCCGCGTCCTTCCCTCCCGGCGACGTCGACCTGGTCCTCGTCAGCGTGCCGGCCGACGCACTCGCCGGTGCACTCGAAGACCTCCGCTCCCGGGGATACAACCGGCGGCTCGTCCTGATGGGCGGGGTCTGGCTGTCCGGTCAGCAGCTCGACGACATCGTCGGGCATCACGACTACGTGCTGGGGTACCCGATCGCCGGGGGACGCCGGGACGGCAGTGTTTACGAGACCGTGCTGTTCGACTCCGTGCGGCTGCAACGACCGGTCGAACCGGCCGGCTCTCTTCACGCCGACGCGGTGACCGCCCTGCGGAGCGCCGGCCTCACCGTGCAACAGTCGGGCCGGATGCTCGAATGGTTGTGGCTGCATCAGGCCGTCAACGCGGGGATCATCGCGGCGATCGCCGCCCGTCACGCCCCGGGCGACGATCTGGGCGGCACGGTGCGAGCAGCCCTCAGCGACCCCGGCACCCTGAGCTCCGGAATCCGGAACATTCGCGAATGCCTCCGGGTCGTAACGGCGCGCGGAGTCCGGCTGCGGCACCACCTGCCCGACGTCGCGGCGTTCCTGATGCCCACAGCGCTGTCCTCGCGACTGATGGTGGCGATGTTCCGCCGGGACGTGCTGAGCCGCCGCATCATGGAGTTGCACCACAATCTGGACGATATTCTTGCGCTCATGACTGACGTTGAACGAACCGCGCGTGACCGAGGCGTCTCCACTCCCGGGTTCGATCGGGACTACGGCCGCGCGCAGTTCGTCGTCGAAAAGCTATGA
- a CDS encoding carbohydrate ABC transporter permease: MTDTLTSTTAPLPETPDAPPRAPRTRRRLDGGNGGTNWWLTALIAVCSLTVLIPLYFTVVTALKTPDQLGGTGFELPTSIRWENFADAYQLTNFPRALLNTALITVGAVFLTLLTNSLVAYAIARNMHKKFFKGLYFYFLAAIFVPFPIIMLPVVKETALLGLDTPVGLILLYTVYGLSFNIFIFVAYINSIPVELEEAARLDGASTWGVFWKVIFPLLSPMNATVGILTCVWAWNDFLLPLVVLSDPSAQTLPLAQFIFQGQFNTNYPVAFASYLMALAPLLIVYVIAQKWVVSGVTRGSVK; this comes from the coding sequence ATGACCGACACACTCACCAGCACCACGGCCCCACTGCCCGAGACGCCGGATGCGCCCCCGCGCGCCCCGCGCACCCGCCGGCGGCTCGACGGCGGCAACGGCGGCACCAACTGGTGGCTCACCGCCCTCATCGCGGTGTGCTCCCTCACGGTGCTGATCCCGCTGTACTTCACCGTGGTCACGGCGCTCAAGACGCCCGACCAGCTCGGCGGCACCGGGTTCGAGCTGCCCACCAGCATCCGCTGGGAGAACTTCGCGGATGCCTACCAGCTGACGAACTTCCCCCGGGCGCTGCTGAACACGGCCCTGATCACGGTGGGCGCGGTGTTCCTCACCCTGCTCACCAACTCGCTGGTCGCCTACGCGATCGCCCGCAATATGCACAAGAAGTTCTTCAAAGGGCTGTACTTCTACTTCCTTGCGGCGATCTTCGTGCCGTTCCCGATCATCATGCTTCCGGTGGTGAAGGAGACCGCGCTGCTGGGCCTGGACACCCCGGTGGGCCTGATCCTGCTGTACACGGTCTACGGGCTCTCGTTCAACATCTTCATCTTCGTGGCCTACATCAACTCCATCCCGGTGGAGCTCGAGGAGGCGGCGCGGCTGGACGGCGCGAGCACCTGGGGCGTGTTCTGGAAGGTGATCTTCCCGCTGCTGTCCCCCATGAACGCCACGGTCGGAATCCTCACCTGCGTGTGGGCATGGAACGACTTCCTACTCCCCCTGGTAGTGCTCTCCGACCCGTCGGCGCAGACCCTGCCGTTGGCGCAGTTCATCTTCCAGGGCCAGTTCAACACCAACTACCCGGTGGCGTTCGCCTCCTACCTGATGGCGTTGGCGCCGCTGCTGATCGTCTACGTGATCGCGCAGAAGTGGGTGGTGAGCGGGGTCACCCGCGGCTCGGTGAAGTAG
- a CDS encoding TetR/AcrR family transcriptional regulator, with translation MPTPDRTSLDAIVLAAADLLEQSGLAGVTMQAVAQRVGVRAPSLYKRVPSRDRLIQLVAETTITELAGRLDAAVGPVELANALRAIGHERPAAFQLIMTPGPGVPAVGDEFLWAASAAILRVADELAGEEHALEAARTLTAWAAGFISMELNGGFKLGGDVESAWEYGVDRIVAAITATREAPVG, from the coding sequence ATGCCTACCCCAGACCGGACTTCTCTCGACGCGATCGTGCTCGCCGCTGCTGACCTGCTCGAGCAGAGCGGGCTCGCGGGGGTGACCATGCAGGCCGTCGCCCAACGCGTCGGGGTGCGGGCGCCGTCGCTGTACAAGAGGGTGCCCAGCAGGGACCGGCTGATCCAACTGGTCGCGGAGACGACGATCACCGAGCTTGCCGGCCGGCTGGATGCCGCCGTCGGGCCGGTCGAGCTGGCGAACGCGCTGCGCGCGATCGGTCACGAGCGACCGGCCGCCTTTCAGCTGATCATGACGCCCGGCCCTGGCGTGCCCGCCGTCGGCGACGAATTCCTATGGGCGGCGAGCGCGGCCATCCTGCGCGTCGCCGATGAGCTGGCGGGCGAAGAGCACGCCCTCGAGGCGGCCCGCACCCTGACCGCCTGGGCGGCCGGCTTCATCAGCATGGAGCTGAACGGCGGCTTCAAGCTCGGCGGAGACGTCGAGAGCGCGTGGGAGTACGGCGTCGACCGGATCGTCGCGGCGATCACGGCCACGCGGGAGGCGCCGGTCGGCTGA